In the Zingiber officinale cultivar Zhangliang chromosome 5A, Zo_v1.1, whole genome shotgun sequence genome, TATCTGAAAGCCTGTAAGTTGCCATTTTTGCGTACGCTCCATAAATTTGACCAGTGTCAGCTTCAATTAGGGCATACTATGTATAATGCAAATATTATTCTttgaattatataaattaaataatgaactaaaattgtaataataataataaaagtgataaaaaaaataataactaacgTGATGTCCTGCCCCAGTTGGCTTGTAGGCTAAGTCATGTGCTCTAAATTGGTTTCTCAATAGCTGAGACtcaattaaatcttaattaaatcttGTTTACGAGTACGTTGGACGAGAACAGTACCAGAAGGACAAGTATCATTGAATCCATAAAAAGAAGCTGGTTTAGATTTTGCAAGCTTCATTCTCGTTGGAAGACTACTTGGTTTTAACTGCAAAGATTATTAGACCAATTAAAGGACCTAATGAATTATACCATACAATAAAAAACATCATATAAATTTGACTTATATTTTTAATGCTCAATACCTGAAGAGTGTGATTTTTCAATAAAGGGTGGTCAAATGCCGGTTGCTTATACATATCAACGCAATCAAATAGATCTCCAGCTATTgtctaataaaaaaataaataatttcaataaaagTGTTATTTATAATtcctcaaaaaatattaataacaaCCTGAATAGTTTTGAGCGAATGTTTAGCTTTCTTGTTCCATGATCTTGCATGTGCCCTATCAATTGAAATAAACATCAGAAATAAAATACGAAGTAACATGATGTGAAATGATATGAAAGTTTAGTATTGCAATATGTAGTAAATCTTTGCTCATTCTCACTTATAAATACACACACAAAAAAGAGTATAGTTCATAAAATATAGGAATCATTAATTTAAAAACAATGAATGAAAGGGAACTTATTTGCATTTGTATAAATTTGTAATTTATTATTAATGTAatcttaaaatttataattagtaagttataataataattattaaataaaagggaaaattaTTTCCATTCttttaaatgtttaatttgtCATTAATGTAATTCtataatttatattaaattaatgttaaattaattaaagCTTATCTatattaaagttaaaataagaaatttcaaaatttataccAAATATAAGCCTCtattaatgttaaaataataaatttatatttatacaAAATGTAAGCATTTATCTCTCTATTAATATATTCTTAAAATTTACTAAAAATTAATAGTAAAATTAAtgtagttaaaataataaatttccttccatttatttatatttaaaagtaAACAAAAAATATAAATTGCACACTTAAATATACaaataatttcttttttatttcttattttatttaattattttatttaaaaatgcaaataaattccctttcattcatttttttaattaatgatTCCTATATTTTTAGGAACAATAGACTTTTTTTCATGTATTTATAAGTGAGAATCAGCACAGATTTACTACATACTGCAAAACTAAACTTTCGTATCATTTCACATCATGTTACTTCATATTTTATTTCTGGTGTTTATTTCAATTGATGGGGCACATTCAAGATCATGGAACAAGAAAGCTAAACATTCCTTCAAAACCATTCAGGTCATTATTTATATTCTTTTgagaaattataaataaaatttttattgaattttttttttggttagacAATAGCTGGTGATCTATTTGACTGTGTTGATATGTATAAACAACCAGCATTTGACCATCCTATGTTGAAAAATCACACTCTTCAGGTATTAAGCATTAAGAACATAAGTCAAATTTATATAATGCTTTTCATTGCATGGTATAGTTCATTCGGTCCTTTAATTGGCCAAATGATCTTTGTAGTTAAAACCAAGTAGTCTACCAAAAAGAATGAAGCTTGCAAAATCTaaatcagattttttttatgGATTCAATGATACTTGTCCTTCTGGCACTATTCTCGTCCAACGTGCTCGTAAACAAGATTTAATTGAGTCTCGGTTCTTGAGAAATCAATTTAGAGCACGAAACGTAGCCTCCAATTCAACTCGGGAAGGAAATCATGTGAGTTATTATTTTTTACCACTTTATTATtattgtaattttaatttattatttataaagttcaaaaataaataatatttgcaTTATATATGCATAGTATGCAATAATTGAATCTATACATGGCCAATATTATGGAGCGTATGCAAAAATGACGACTTATAAGCTTCCAGATCTAAAAGTTGGTCAAGGATCATCTAGCACTATATATCTTTTTGGTGATCCAAATGTTCCAGACAATAAACTCAATGTGATCGAGGCTGGTTGGCATGTAAGTTAATACAAGTCATTTACTAATATTGTTTTATATCATcactaattaatatctaatttcaCAGATTTCACCCGCCATGTACGAGACCAGTTATCCTCGATTTTTTACTTATTGGACAGTAAGtataaatcttttattttttttattgttttagcttCATATATATAGAATGACGGAGTTAGCCGTGTGATCTACCCAAGCTGCTCCTTGGCTAACAAGCGCTGACGTCGATATCGTCTTCTCAGactatcttcctccttctctaacgTTTTTCTTGTTTTTTCCACTATAAATATGGGTTTTTCTCCTACTAAAATGTTTAATTACAAGTTTTCAGATTGATGGGCATGAGAAAACAGGATGTCAAAATTTGTTATGCCCTGGGTTTGTTAGCACAACTAATATTTATGGACCTGGAAGTTTTATTCCTCAATTTTCTACTTACGAGGGCGAACAAAAATATCTACCCATACTAATCACTAGGGTAATTTTTTCTAAATGtgcttttttaattttattgaagTTTAAtccttattaataaattttatgtaTTTTCATTTATAGGATTCTAATACAGGGAATTGGTGGGTTACATATAATGATCAGCTACCTCTTGGGTATTTCCCTAAGGAATTGCTTCCAAAGATGAATGATTATGCAAAAGTTGTTCAAATGGGTGGACATGTTTACTCTCCCTTGAATGTGCCAAGTCCTCCAATGGGCAGTGGTCATTCAGGCCATGAAGGACCTAATAGAGCTGCTTATTTCATTCAAGTTCAGTTTGTGGATCAGTCGAATAACTTGTTTGTTTTGAATTCTAATTTTCTTGAGCCTAGGGCTGATATAAGTGATTATTATAGTATAGCGGATAATCGTTATGTAGATGATAAAGTTAAATATGCTTTTGCTTATGGGGGAGCTGGAGGTTTCAAATAAGAGATATTTATTTTGCGTGTAATAAATTGTGTAAGGTTCATTAATAAATGTATATGAACTCATATTGGTGCTATTGTTCCATATTGttcaagaaaatttaataaaatttatacctATGTTTTTTAATGGAATTATTCTAGCCCAAAATAAGCCACTGGCCATATGTATCCAAAATGGATTATTAATTATCATGCCCAAACTCTACCTTCCATTGTGATATCAAAGTCATTCTACATCGCTAGGATCCGTTTCCAAATGTAAAGATTCTCTCTTAAAGGGTGCCACGTAATATCAAGAAGTCAATATAATGGATAAGGTAGCAATCATAGTCAAGGTCAATGCGAAGGAAGATCCCCCGATTAGGCGATGATCAAATCGATCGGGCATGAGCAAGTCACCCGCAAGTGCCCTAGCCACTGAGGTTTGTAAACCTTCTCGAATGAGTTCTTGAACGGTCTACAATAAGTCAATTGGACGTGTGTGCCCAACTGGTCTCTTACTCTGTCCCAACGCTAGCCGAGTCACTGCTCGGGCATATAAAGAATCGATCGGGATAGCCGAGTCACTGCTTAGGCATATAGAGTACCAGTCAAGACCTAATACCCTATGTGACTCAAGGAAAATATCCCTCCGGCACTACTAGTTTGCACATTAAATGTCTGGCGCCGCCTGCATTAAACCCTTATCATTGGCCCATAAGTGCTTAGCGAAGAGGGACAGTCAAGAGGAGTGAAATGACAGTTCCCCTCATTTAAGATAGGTTCATTCATTCGGCCAATAAGTTTCATTAAAAGCATGGAAGAAGGCAAAATGGAATATTCTACAATAAATGTCGCATCAGTGAATGAAGGCAAAGGGTCCTCCAAGGAAAAGGTATAAAAAGTAGCGCTAAGAATAGGGAAGGAGACTTCTTatgcttcttgttcttcctaacTCCACCATCGATGAATCTCTAAGGACAATCACTACAGTAATAGTCAACCTCTTACTAGCGCACCAACAAGTCAACCTCAAGGATCTAAGAGCAAAATCAAATTAGAATCATTTGTGAGAATATATACCTGAACTGAGATACTCATTGGAGACACTGGACATGTTATCCTGACAAAAGCAAAGTTGGTCAAAATTGTAGCAGATGCCATGAGAGACTCTTTGCTGCAACAGCAAGTAAACCAGCTGCAGTAACCACAACCAACAATGTTGTAGAAGCGAGTAAACCTCCCTCCGCCTGGAATTATACCTCCCATGCAAGTGGAATAGCCGCACCTTTCCCAACAAACGTCGAGACAAACACTAGGAGTGGCTCTACATCCGATCGAGCATCATGGGGGTACTCGATCAGTTGAATCATTCACTGGAAACATTCCCTCGCACGACTCCACTCAGTAACAATTGttgcaaaaggcgaatacgttcgcccccagcgccccgccaatccgtcccagggccaacacggaggaggtaaatcacgggcggctactagcctttggaatagtgactagcacataaagaaggtatttacctcggctttgccgagattcgaaccccaaacctcattgtggcaacaccacTCAGTAACAAGCACCAACAAAGGGTCGATCAAGAAATCTGGTCATTTCTCCTTTTAACTTCGATATTTTGGAGGATCTtgtagcgctcgtggctttcatttTTCGTATTCGTAAAACTTAATCAGTAATTGCAGTGGAAATTAAAATAAACTCAGaaggacccaagtatttttacttggttcggaaccttggacgactcctactccgaggctcacactcgttgagcgtttactttgggcaacaactataatagcgcAAAAGATTACAAAAAGTTATAACAAAATAATATTgagaaagctataccgacaacaaacaAATGAAATTTGCAGCTTCGGGTCGGGTCATCGGGTTCTTTCTATAGACTTTCTGGATCGTCTTTAGAGCAGTGCACAGCTGAAAGATCGCTTTGGAGTTGATTGTACAGACTGTTGGTTGAGACTTCCTTATAAAGGTTGTTGAGGGCATCTCCaagccccttgagggtgcctccatcactgCTAGATCCGCAGCGCAGATAAGCTCCGAAGCAGTCTTCGCCTATCCActtaagggcgcctccaatccccTGGAGGACGCCTTCAAtgccgtccgaggcgcctcaagcctccatgagggtgcctccaacctgtCTTCCTACGcagcttctgccttgcacccgaggcgtctccaagctccatagagggcgcctcgggtactgttcattcgaggcaAATCTTGTTATTTTgtccctacaagatatgttagtccataaaacaacaacatatcctgCAAGAGGAAAAATAAAGCCTTTAAACATGGCATTAGcatgcttaaaaaaaattaaaattcatgaCTCTTAAGGATAAttatatgcatgcttcttctagttTAAATGTAtcgtgtttaaaaaaaaaaataagaatttaaaggaaaaggtagaatacctcacTAAAGCCCTTGAAAAGTTTGAAATTAGCtccaaaaccctaaacatgatcactgtaagccaaagggcaagtttcaaTAAAAAAGGTTTTGGGTATAAGGAATCCAACAATGAAAAGTCCTACTATTGTCTAATTGTTAGGGGCAATTAAAAACAAaaatcatagatagaaaatggattccTAAGGAGTATTTGGTTaatccaattagaaagaatttctattgggtggcAAAATCAATCCTCAATGGTTAGAAAATTTAGGGATTAATCAACCATGGAAGACTTAATTTAAATTCTTTATAAAGGTTTGGCTTGAGACCTAAAGGGAACACTTAGCCTTGGATAGAAATTCATGACAAAAGTGCTAACTAGAGCTTACCTTCACTTCATCTCACAATGAACTATAGCATGATTGATTTTATAACTCTAGACAAGGatgtgagatgctaggatgatatatttaattcacttatgcttatggcattttgatgagttatcaTGAACTGTATTAAATTTTAGTGATAATTGACCAACTATagggaaaataaatatttaattaatggacatcttaccCATAGATCAAAGTTGgggattttaaatattttaaaaataattctatattttataaatagtgacttagtttttgaaaatataataattCTAAATAAGTGTTCAAAATTGATAAAGCATTGAATGTTTTTAAGgattttgagtttttatcaaaacttgaatttgaaaatgaactttcatgaaaatatatttttctctatTAGAGGAACTTAAAAgaattatgttttcaaattttcataattttttaaaattttataaaaatttttatgtATTCCTGAAGTTGGCTTCAGAAATCTGAAACCGAACAAAAAATGTGTCAGCCGACTGCAATAGAGGGCAGTCGAATGGTGGCTAAATTTTTAACATTCGGACTTTGTTTCAGAATCTGATTTTGGATATTTTGAGTCAAAATTGATACCACGTTGTACTTGGTAGATAAGTGCAATCTTTTTGTTGGTGTCAAAGAGGGAGAAAtgttaaggtttaagttagaaacttttTAATTCTCCATACTTGAGTAAGAACTTGAAAATTAATGtgatagagcatatgttaaggggaagCTTgagtttatgcttcatgtttacattttacttttaattttcaagtattatttttgcctaacttaaacatattgtcacacatcaaaaagggagagattgtgagtgtaatcgacctaggtttgatcaggtacgatcatggttttaatGTGTGtgttaaagagtttaagttaggtttaatatatctttgatatgtgtatttgagttatgcAGGATTTGATGAAACATATATAAAGGGGTTATTGCGGCCAAGCTTAGGAAGCTCATCCTAAGGCTCAGGTCCTTGAGATagtgaaggatgatgtggaaggTATTCGAGGGACCGTTGGACAAGGAGAAATGGGTAGAGCCGAGGGAAGTGAACTTCAAGGCAATGCGAAATATGCATGGAGAGGAGTCGCAagcttgagtgcatctgaggggcGAAGACCGAGAAAGATGACTTCAAAGGGCAATTCCAGAGAGGGTGAGAGTTGAATGTGCAAccgagaccagtcgactgatttTGACAGTCAACTGGTCTAGTCGACTGAGCAGTCAATTAGAAGTGAACAAAAACATTTTGTTCTCTCAGCCagcagctaccagtcgactggtaagtggtCATTAGTGACTATTGGCAGAATCTCA is a window encoding:
- the LOC121980174 gene encoding uncharacterized protein LOC121980174, whose protein sequence is MTTYKLPDLKVGQGSSSTIYLFGDPNVPDNKLNVIEAGWHISPAMYETSYPRFFTYWTDSNTGNWWVTYNDQLPLGYFPKELLPKMNDYAKVVQMGGHVYSPLNVPSPPMGSGHSGHEGPNRAAYFIQVQFVDQSNNLFVLNSNFLEPRADISDYYSIADNRYVDDKVKYAFAYGGAGGFK